The genomic region ctgcGACTCCACTTGCTGTAGCACACCGCATTATGATGCCCTAATCCTTGGAAGAGTTCACTGTAATACGTAAGgtgaaacagcagaaacagagaggTGGACACCACCAGGCAGCCATGTCAAAGCAACACTCTCAAACCATCAGGGGAAGTAGTGCTTTCCAGTATAACgcctgaaggaggctgaggAGTGGGTTAGTAGCAAACAGTGCTTAATGAATGCCAGTAGGGTCACCCAAGCACGTCATATTTAGAGCACTACTGAGACGAGAATATTGCCTTCTCTGTtgcaggctgcaggctggagTCCAGGATTCTTTCTTGACTTTTGAGGTTTACAAAGATGAGATCACAATGCAGCTCATTGACAAAGCCTGCAAAATATTAGGTATGTGTCACCGTGCCTCAAAAAATACACCATCATGGGTCAAGCCTGAGACTGCAGCTCATGTTTTAGTCTTCTGTGTTCTTTGCAATGCCTTCCCTATGTTGCAGATCTGCATTTACTCTTAAACCACCTGACAGCATTTCAAGAACTTCCAACCCTTTCTTATTCCTTAAAGTATCTTTATTTTGCCAGGTGTTCCCGCCGACGCGGTTCTGAGAGAGTTTGGAGAGTATTTCTTTGAGTTCTGTAAACGCTCAGGCTATGACCACATGCTGAGGACACTGGGTGGGAATCTCTATGAGTTCATAGAGAACCTGGACGCATTGCACAGCTACCTCTCCCTTTCCTACCAGGCAAGTTCGAGTACTGAGCAGATACGGGCGGACTCTGCCAGAGTTGGCAGCAGAAGGTATGAATGAATAATGAAGAAAGATGCCATGCCATAACAGGCTCTCCTATGTTCTGAAACAGATGACTCCAAAATGTtaagacaattttttaaaataactttttctgaGTAGACCTCAATATTAGATATTATTTAGTACATTGGCTCTAATAGCCAATAGCATAGCAGATTTTCCTTCACAGGTGagcatatttaattttctgtttttcagcttaTTCGTATTACTGCTTCTTTTATTAAGACGTGGGATGCTTTTGTACAAGTGGAGTTCACCAGAATTCTTTATCAGAAAAAGATActgaggttttggttttgcttgtttttcctcAGGAGATGAATGCACCATCTTTTCGAGTAGAGAAGAATGAAGACGGGTCAATGCATTTACATTACTATTCAGACAGAAGAGGTCTGTGCCATATTGTGCCAGGTAATCAGATGGAATGCAGAGTACAGATGCGCTGGTGGTACAGTACATATACAGAGTAATCATACATCTGCAGTTAGACTTTGCTCAGGTTTcagattctgttttcagatgagGACTGGCCGTGGAATTGAAGCCTGGTAGAGTTCAGTCACCAGACATCTGACCTCAGTATTTCCCTACTGCCTGGTTACTCCTAGCTCCCAGTAGCTTCAATCAAAGTCTGTGATATGACAACCCAGGTCATAATTGTCCATTCCTGCTATAGAACTCCTATAGaatttcctggaagaaaaagttCACGGTGTGTATTGTGTCTGTTGATTAATTCTCAGTGACTCATGCTCTTTAAATTACAGTGAAATACAAATTATAGTTGAAGACATCCATCCATCCTGTAATAAATAAGCCTGTAGTATATGCAATCTGCAAAACTGCTACTAAACCCTGATCAAAATTGAATCTTTTACTAGCATTTATAGAGATCTCCATGGTTGTACTCATGCAAGGGTTAAAGAGCTGTAAGTCTGTAAGGCATGATGATATTCCTTTCTTTCATAGATGCTGCTGAATTTAGAAGTACCAAAACTACCCCCTTTGTCAAAACTCATTTCGTATTCCTGTTGAAGCACAGAATATTTGGAATTTCAGGCAGAGCTTTTCATGTCATTGTCCAGTATTTCACCTAATAGCTAAGCAGAAATGAGAGAACTGATTGTGCATCTTCATGAAAGATAATTCcttcctttcaaaagaaaatattctgcaatGACTGAAATAGATTGTTATAGCAGAATTTCTTTAGACCCTGTGCACTTTTTGCGTTAATGGGAACTCATATTATTGCTGTGTATGACTGTTTGGACACATTCTTCAGATatcctgctgagctgctgctagtgaaaagaagcatttatcatcagacaagggaaaagaaacagtaacCTTAAAGCTTATCTCCTATGCACATATTCTTACCGTGTTCATGGTAGTAGGAACAACATAggttgttttcttctcccagaaGTCCTTTGGAAAAGTGATTTCTGAAACAGTGAAATTCCACTGTGGGCTCTctaaaagggaaaatggaaagagTTTGTTCCTGGCAAtacttttgtcttttgtttcctcttcagGAATCATCGGTGCAGCAgccttggatttttttaacattgagATTTCAATGGAAATAGTCaatcaaacagaagaagaagaagaggaaagaactgggaaaaaggaacatattgtttttcttgtcactcaaaaccctgtattttcatacaaggaaagaaatgagtTTTGTTCCTCACCTCAATATCTTGCTGACTCTGTAAAACAAATTGAGAACCAACTTAATAAAGAGGTATTTTAGTATTCATTATCACTGTATTATTAAAataggattaaaataaaaatacccttGCATTTCCCTTTGGATTTATTTCAACAGGATCTTGAAAAAGCCAAGAATACAATTAGAGACAGAGGAAGCTCTGTTTGTCCTGTGAAGAAGAGTCACTGGAAAACAATAAGAGGAATAATCACATTAGGAAAAGGTGAGAGATCGTTCAGATGGAGCTTGTCATAATTTCTGAATCTCTTCAGTAAGAAAGTCAGTAAGCCTCCCTTCCTCCACCCACCCATCCATTTTGAAGTTATCATTCATATTTCCTCTGCgtcttttcaaaacatttctggttAAGTTTGTTTCGGTTAGATGCTGGTAATCAAAGAACAATTGCAGATAATAAGCATGCTTAGTGATGACAGATACATAAATGGAATATGACCTGTCACTTTTGTCTCTTAAACAGGGTTTTCTTCGGAAAAGTGTTTTGTAAAATGTCATTGTGTGGTACATTTGATACTtccttgttctgtcacttgGTCTAAGAGGATGAATTTAAAAGAgtgtttttttaacttggtaGCTGCTACTCCTTTCCAAAGTTATCAGCTGTAGTAAATTCTGAAAGCTGAAGCACACCCTCCACTACCAAAAATCTACTGCTAATCTAGTAATCTCTGTTTCTACCTTTGTGtattatgtgtttatatatgttCATAAAGTGAAAGGTTTTTTCCAGTTAGGATCTTTTGATTCCCCAAGAGGAATGAAAATCCAGCTCACTCTTGCCAAGCTGTCTGGATTCTAGGAGGAGTGAAAAATGGAACCTGCTATCATCTGGTGCAATTCCACATGCATTACAGGGGCAGATATATTGagtaagaaattaatatatattaaaaataaaattttagagTAGCATTGTTACTTAAAAAGATTAATAATCTATTAACAATAAATGCAAGAGCCagactttgaaaaatgaaaaatccatgTTGACTTTCCTTGAAGCAGTAAAAAGTCTAAAAGTTGGGTCCTAAATTTGTGATCTTTTTCACCAGTCTCCTAAGTGACTTGAGTACTTGTTATCAAGCAGAATTTACTAGAGTAACTGTCATAGCCACCTTCGGGGGGAAAGAGGTCAGTTGAAATAATCATCCTTTTGATTAGTGTGGGTTACTGGAGGATCCAAGTTTATGCTGTGAAGATCAAAGGCTTTGGGTGCTTCAGTCAGATGAGCCCTTTTGACTATTTTacccattttatttatttaacaaaaatatctttcactAGCAAGTGCAATCTGATCTGTAGGTCTGTGACCATTCTGAAAAAACCCTCAGGGTAAGTGAAATAGAAACCGAACGGTCATTTGGTCTTTGTGCCATGGACTAGAGTTCTCTGTATAAGAGACTAAAGCCCAGAtcatgctggggttttttctccatAAGTGTTTCTTAGTAGCTAACAAAGTATATTACATCCACTTTTATGTCCATTTTTGTGGGATGTAGCTGTGTTATATTGCTATGACATCTGCAGATTCATAGAGCAGCAACTTCTACAGTTGTTAGTCTGTTCTTATTGTTTCCACATAATTTCATGCATCTAATGCTCTGTGCTTTCTATGTGGTTAAGTTTTAAATTCTCAGCCAACCCAGATCATTTGCTAATCAGCTGCGTGTTAAACTGCAGAGCATTTCACACAGATGTATGCATGCTTCTGGACCCACACactgtttcctttgttttcactcATTATGGGATAGGGTCCTGCCTCACTGAGCATTAAGAAGTAATGCAGACTGGTTTTATGAGGTGCAACCTGATTAAAAACTACACACTTATCTTGCCACAGGTAAGCTCCTGAGAGGATTTGATCCTGTTTATCCCAAGAGCCTCTGGATtgacacaaaaacattttgcaatggACTTCCTTTTCATATGGTTTTTGACAAAGAGGTAGGACGAGCATATGGTAAGGGCTTTAGTCTGCATAAACCATACaggaattttcttctgttttgactGCCCTGCAGTTCACGGCTGCGTGTGCTCTGTGTACGGTGCACGCTCATTTGCAGAAGTGCTCTGTACAGAGACATGCATTAAAGTCACCCTTAACTGGATCTGGATCATTTCAGATAGGATCTCCTTTGAATTTATTGAGATTACCATGTTGAAACACCTGCAGACATGCCAGCAAGGTTTATTGCAGCAATCTATCTGTTACCAGACACAGAGCAGAATTTTCCGAGGTTTGTAGCCACTTTCCCATCCTTGGATGTGCCAAAGTCACAAAGAATCCTTTAAACTGGCTTTGTACTTGGAGCTAGCCACCCTCTCCTCCCAGTTATTAATGTATCCAAAGGCTTTTGTAAGGCTTTGCTGGCAACTGAAGCTCTGTCTGCTTCCTGAGTCTTCTCTTACAAGCTTCTGCTAGGAAAGTCTAGCTACCTACTGCCTTGGGCAGCATGCAACCCCATCTAGTAGGAACTGGACCCAAAAATCTCTTTTATCTTCTGGGGGAGGATCAGGTCTCCTCTCCTGTGCACACGTACTCTGCAGCAATGGAACTGCCCTTCTCTTGGCAGGCATTGCCCTGTGGCTGGTTTCCAGCTAGCCTGGGTTCCCACCAAGCCACAGCTCCTCTTGCTCCCAATTCTGTGCAGCAAATATTAGCTTAAGacaagagcagagaaagaagaagcTGAGAACAggacagcagaagaaagttGACTACATCCACTCAGGAAACATGTTTTGTCATCACTGACTGATAGAGATTCCAGAGCACATAGTCTGCTTCATGCCACTGTCTACATTAAACAAAGTTCAGAGTTTTAAACCTTTCAAGACACCCAGTCTGCATAATTCATAAAATTACTAGTGTGGAAAAAGGGCAAGTCCTGCACTCATTATTGGTAGCTACATCAGAGCCTCAATAACTGATGACAAGCAGCGAAGGCAGGGTGGACATTTCTGCAGGAGTTAAGAGCCTGTGTATGGTCAGCAGGCTAAAGAGAGTGACTAAACCTTTACACAGCAATGGTTAAGAGAAGGTAACCCATGGCATGCAATAGAAAATCGGTATTTGCCAATGTTGTATGccacagttattttctttttggcatGCAGGACATGCTCTGGTATCTAATTTTCTCTTGCAGCTACCTGTAGGGCTATTTGTTAGACCTACACAAGTGCAAGCAAGGGtaatagcaaatatttttggcttattttgtttttaagaattgATATGGAAGAGCATTTGGATAATATTCCTTTCTGGGGGCTTTGTCTTGCTATGAAGGACACTCATTCAGAACTTTGCAGTAATACactaataaaacagaaactttgCTCAGAAATAAGCCACGTGGCATAGCAAGGCTAAGCGTGCGTACGTCTATAAACAGTGATAGCTACAGCTTGGTTTGAACCCAAACTGGATCTGAATTATAACGCATTGTCcgtgttttctttttaagctcaGAGTGAAGCAAGCTGGGGTGAGCATTCAAAAGATTGTACCTGGCCTCCAGACCATGGGCATCTGCTTGGATCACTATTTCAGTATCCTTCACCCAGAAGTACCCTTCACCATCTCTAGCATTCAGAAATTCATCAACAGCcaatttgttttccagactAGAAGAGAGATGATGCCAGAGTCTTGGAAACAACGGCCAATGCTAGAGCTGAGAGGTACTTCACTGTTTTCAATAGCATAATTGTTCATACTAAATCAGGAATTATGCTGGAGTTGAACTAATGCTTTTCTGTGGACTTCCGCCTTCACGTAAGTCCTATAAATGGCTTTGTCTTTGTGCAGTGAGGAGAGGATTAGATGGATCTTTTTAGAGAAACAGTACTTTAGGATGCTTGTAAACAAATTCTGCAATTACCTCACCCAATTTTGAAGGCTTTCAGTCAGATGTAGCAGCTGCGCTCCCATTTGAAAGGCTTAGAAAGACGGTGTTTTTCTAATGCTGCAAACCCCACATCTTGGCAGGTTTCCTGAGTAACAGGGGCAAGGCCAAGGGAGGATCAGATTGTTTTCTGAACCACCTCTAGTCTCAGTTATTCCCAGAGTCCCAGAATTTACTCAACTCCAGTgttcaaggatggagactccacaaccttCTTGTGCAACCCATTCCAGAGTTTAACCACCCTTGcagtaaaaagtttttttcttaagtttaaaTGGCATTCCTGCATTTCAATTAGTATCAGTTgtctcttgtcctttcactggaTACCactgagaaaagtattttttactcCCTCCTATCAGGTATTTTTACATATTGATAAGCTCCCACTGAGGCTTGTTTTCTCTGGGCTGAACAGCCTCAGCTCTTTTAGCTTCTCCTTATATGACTATTGTGGTTTAACCATGACAATGACAGATGCACCAAGCCCTCCCACATCCTCCATCCCTTACTTCTTGAGAATAGGAGTGACATGtactttcttccagtcctcaggaACCTCCCCCAGTCACCCATGACTTTCAGAACTATTTGAGAGTGGCTTCTCAATGATGCTGGCCAGCTCCCACAGCTCTCCTGGATCCATCACATCAAATCTCATGGACTTCTGTGTATCcaatttgtttaaatgtttactAAGCTGAACCTCCTGTGCCGATGGTAGGTCTTCATCTAGACTCATCCAGACTTTCCAACTGATCTCAGGGCCCTGAGATTAATGAAGCGTGATTCTTATTAGCAAAGACTGAAGCGAAGAAAGCACTGAGTACCTTGGACTTCTCCTTATCCTTTCTCAGCAGATCCCTTGCCCCATTCTGCAGCAGACCCACAGTTTCACTAGTCTTTCTTTAGCTGCTCATGTACTTGCACAAGCCCTTCTTCTTATTTGTCAACAGGTGCAACTCTAggtgggttttggctttttcaaCCCTGTCTCTGCTTCTAGGGTGACCTGACTGAGCTTCCACCACttgtattctcttttttttaatgtttgaattTAGCCAGGAGCTCTTTGTTCATCCGTGCAGGCCCCTGCCATGTTTGCTTGACTTACTGCACATCAGGCTAGACCATTCCTGAAGGTGGAAGAGAAGGTCCTTGGAAATCAACCAGCTCTTCTGGACCCTTCTTCTTTCCAAGACACTATCCCTGATTCTTCCAGGCAGATCCATGAATGGGACAAAGTCCagtctcctgaagtccagggctgTGATCTTGCTTTTTTGCCTTGTTCCCTCTCCTCAGGTTCCTGCACTCCACCATCACAGTCATTACAGCCAAGGCTGTGCCCAGCTTTCACATCCATAGTTATTGTCTGGTCCAGCAGGACACCTTCCCTCATCGGTCACTTGTGTCAGAAGCTCACCTGTGGCAGTGACTCTAGAAACCTCCTGAATTGCTAACGCTCTCCTGCGTTGTTCCAACAGATAACAAAGTAGCTAAAGTCTACCATGAGGCTTCCTCCACTTGTCTTAAGAAGGTTTCATCTACTTGTTCTTCCTGAGCAGGGCATCTGTAGCAGACACCCATCACAATGTCGCCCACCTGTGTCTGACCTCTCATCCTTACCTAGAAATTCTCAGCTGGCTCATCATCCAGCCTTAGGCAGAGCTCTGTGCGTTTCCCTTGCTTTGTCACTCACAAAAGCTCCCCCTCCTTGCCTGCCTGTCCTTTCTAAAGAGTTTGCGTTCATCCTTTGCAGTACTCCAGATGGGTGACCTACCCCAACAAGCCTCTGTGATCCCAATGACATGGTAGCCCTGAAACTGCACAGAGACCTCTAGTTCTTCCTGGGTTTTGCCCACGCTGTGCACGTTTGTGCACCTCAGAGAGGCGCCCAGTCGTGTCCGCTTCCCACAGAAGGTACGAGAGTCTCCGCCATGACACTGCcctctgtgtgtttttctttgcagaggtTAAAACCAAATATATAGTGCAAGGCATTACTCTGGGGCGATCCCTCCAATGTAATTGTGTTTGTCGTTCTTGGTTTTGTCTGGGATTCAATGCCAATTGCCCTGTGAATCTCCCCAGCCCTCAGCTACGCCCTTCGGCCTCGCTGGGGACCTGTGGAAGGGGCACAGTGCCAGCCCTCAGAGTTCTGCTTGTTGAGCCACCGGGCTCAGCATGGAGATGCGTGGAGCTCTGTGCAAGTAACTGTCCAGGTCTCACCTCCCCGTAGCATCACACGCCAGCCTATGCACCCGACAGAATCCCTTCGCACTGCTAAGAATTTTCTTTGCCAAAGAAATTACTGCTTTGTGCGTGgcacaaacattttaaacccAGCTGCCCAGCACAAGCGACACCAGCTCACAGATCGCGGGTTGCATCTTGGGCACGTACAGACAGTGACCCCTGGGGCGAGCATTCCCACAGAAATACACCGCGAGCATCACTCCTGTCCCTGCCTGGTCCTGGCTGGGTGAGGGGCTGGAAGGGGCAGGGAACGAGGGAAGAGCTTAAGAGACAAAGTCCTGATAACgttgctgcagctgcaggaaggaaatGGCTTTCCCTGTGCCTCCATGCATTTCGATGCCTAAAATGTGAATGCATGATTCATTCTTAATTTATGCTTTTGAGGGGTGTTACTTGCCGCTGGCTGGGTTTCAAATGTGGATAGACATAGAGTAGttagctgtgcttttttttgtgtacttgcattttcagattctgatttctgtcttcaccctgccccccccccatcttACATAAGAGTTTAcctgttaaaattattttagcaaaaaagatatttaatcTGCTATATTTTTCCTGAGAGGAATGGGTATGGAATGATTCTCTGCTTCATGTAATTAACTATAATGACATTTGGTTGAAGTGTTCTGTGACTtcaattttccttctctgaactACACAGTACAACttaattttcccttctctcctttcaCCTTTACATAATGAGTGTCAAAGCTGGTATTCCtgagattcagaaaaaaattaagagtttAGAGAGACCTTGAAAAAAGTGATGTTACCAAACCGAGGAACTTCAAACTAGTCACAGGTgcaattttacttccttttatGCTGCCAGAGTTAATTTACGTGGTACCTCTGATGTTCCAATCCTGTTAAGTTTCCAAGCTGTTCATCCAGTTGCCCTGGGGATGggatgagaaataaataaataaataggaataCCTAGATTGCTGTTCAGAAATGAAGAGATACTTATGAAAcgtattattaataataaaataataacaaagagaataaataattaaatacataaaattagaaaattataataaataataaccaAATaccaacaaaggaaaaagcccacaatttccttcccccaccccccaaatccCTTCTACCTTTCAGGCATTTCTGTACCTGCTTATTTAGATGATCCTAGTGACTGAAAGCTCCGGCTTCCAGGAGGGCAGGCTCCATTGACTGTACTGGAGCCACATTACCCGCTGtgaaatttaactttttaaatgtttcacttAATCATTGTGAGTCTCAGTTCCCCTGTGCATGATGCTGACTAACTGGCTTCAGAAAAAGCTCAAGAACTCGTAGCAGTGGAGAGGAGAGGTGTTGCAAGCAGTGGGGttcctgaggaagaggagggaccTGAAGCATGACTGGGCTCTGCCCAGCAATTGCAATGAGTCAGTGACTGCTTTCTGGGTCctgaaattttttatttgcctaGTGTACCTCCTCCAAACGAGTCCCACCTCTAATTCCAGGAAACAGAGTAATTCCTGTGATGACCCAGACCCTACAAAAAGCCACTGTTCTTAGAAGTCATGCCCTAAAATTAACATCAGTAACACTGAGCATCATGTGAAGGTCCAAGCTGCTGAAAACTCTTACCGATGCTTGTTTCAAACAGGCCAGATGATCTGGATGGAGTCCCTGCAGTGCATGCTCTATCTCTGCTCACCTTTGCTTCGCACTTTGCATGAGCTGGAGGAGCGACAGATGCATATTGCAGACATTGCACCTCACGACGTGACCAGGGATTTGATTCTTCTCAATCAGCAGCGTCTGGCAGAGATGGAGCTCTCCAACCagctggagaggaagaaggaagaactgCGGATACTGTCGAAGCAcctggaggaagagaagaaaaagaccGAAGCTCTGCTCTACGCCATGCTTCCACAGCATGTGGCCAACCAGCTGAAAGAGGGGAAGCGAGTTGAGGCAGGTGAATGAACAGGTGCAGTCATGATGCACCAGGTGATGGTGACAGAGACACTGGGGTGTTGGCACAGCCCTATTGCCCCTGTCAGGGAACACCTTCTCTACTTGGTGACATTCATGGGGAGGAGGACGACCGCAGACCCTTAATCTCGCTGATAGTAAAGATTAGACTGTTCTTTCAAACAAACCTTTGGAAGCTGTTTGCCAAAATTGTTCCTTAGGAGGTGAAAGGTGGTAGCAGCTGCCCGTTCAGGGAACCAAATTCAGTGTTTCGACAGTaacctgagatttttttttttaacaatataatATTATTGTATACATGTATACGTGGTATACAGGGAAATGAGGGACCAAAAATGAAAGGAACAAAGACAttcttttttcctagaaaattCTCTTAGTTCCTCTAGGGTATGTCTAAACCTAGAAGCATTACAATTCCCATTATTATTAAGGATAGCAAGCAAAAAGATGCTTGAATTCCGTTTAGTAAGCACATATACGAAGTCAGGGGTAAAAAGCTAAGTCCATCCTGAATATGGATGGACAAATGGATATATTCAGATACCTGGATTGTTGAGATGTGCAATAATCCTTATATTTGATATATTCTTATATCAACATCTCTCTTTCATATCAGCACCCCTATATGAGTATTACAGCTGATAGGTCATACCTCCTAAAGGGATGAcgaaaaaataatctttgcgAATGAGTCTCAGACAGATGTTGTGATTGTCCAGCCATTACAGGTACTTACTGCTGGTCTTTCTGCTCACAGGAGAGTTCAAGGAGTGCACTATATTGTTCAGTGATGTTGTGACCTTCACCAACATTTGTGCCCAATGTGAGCCTATTCAGATAGTTCTCATGTTGAATTCAATGTACCTGCGATTTGACAGACTGACCACGGTGCATGACGTGTACAAGGTACGTACTGATTGATAAAGACTGTAGAAATAGTCTGAAAAAGAtcctgttgttgttgttttttgggttttttatttttaaatgcagttaaatcctcttcctcccagcttGATTTTTGATAAACCATAAAGTCTTGCCTGTTTGTAGTGGCCACAGAGAGAAActaaaaaacatgcagaagtgTGATTAAATGCATTCAAGATTTTCAGACAGGAATGTTACATCTGTCATGGGTGTTCTTCCACATCATCTCTTTTCACAACGCTAACACCAGAATGGCTGTTCATTTTTGTTGATAcatctctctttcctctctcaaATGCCTACCCAACATGACAGGATATCCTAGTTTATGGACCAGTTTGCATAATTTTCCTAGTCCTTTTATTCCAACCTGTTGTAAATAGGCCACTATGTCATTTAAGTGTCTCCTGTGGTAGGAAATAacatcatatatatatatgaattatAAACAATACCCAGTGGATACCGAgactttgttttgcttcatgGAGATCTTAGGCAATGGTATAGATCTCCTTCTGACCTCAAAAAACATTGATTAGATCTAGACTAATGCACGTGTTGTCTCCAAGCCATGCTGGAAAGATCGGAGCCCTGGCTGACATACTAATAGCATTATTAACATTTCCAGAGCTACCCAGGTTTGACGAGCTGAAGAGCAAGTCCTAAGTTTCTGTCTGTGCCCAGCATATTAAATACTTAGGAAGGCAGAAATAAGAAAGGGTGAAACCCAAATCTCATTCATTCCTTGCTCAGGCAAGGTATGAAGTTCACCCTGCAATAAATTGTACTAGGAAATCAGAAGCATTTCTGCCATGGCGAGGGAACTATATTCAATAATTGAAGCATCCAGGATATGGCCCACAGATTTTAGGATAAATTAGCATCATATTCTGTCTAAATCATCCATCATGAGTAAATTATCTGTCAGTATAATAATCTCCTTTTGATGCCTGTATATAATTCCTATTAATATTGAAGGAGGTTACTAGGGTACAGAGAGGGAGGACGAAATTACTATTTCAGGGAAttgagaaggaaatgaaatactgaaattgaTCAAAGAAACTTGGCCTAAGCTTATAAACATCTGAAGTTATGAATAAATCTTGTTAAATTAAATCTCCTACCATGgttgaaaaataattagagTATCTATTTGCATTAGTAGctttttacagttgttttttttttaatttgttacagaaaattaCTAGCATGACTATGGGGTAGGCTATCTGATAGAAGGCATGAACAGGAACACATTTTTCAAGAACGATGTGCTGAACAGTTTTAAGCCATTATGTTAACGAAGAAACCCagagatgaaattattttcccgCTCTCCTATTGGtgttcatttttaagaaatccAATCAATCTAATTTAAACTGATCTCTTACTTACTGATGGTTGTGGTAACAACGAAGTCTCAAAAGAGCAGTTTAGAAAATTTCCTTACTGTGTAACCATCTCTTACaatgaattttaaacatttgagAATTTTCTGACAGGCCTGTTCTGTTCCCAGCAAAACCTCTGGTACAACACCCAAGTATTTCTCAGGTGCCTTGTCATGCGCTGCAGGGAAActggatgcctgaaggaggaCAAACCCTTCAGCATTTGTCTCTCAGGCTGCATGTTGTAGGAAACAGCTAGTTGTAAGGAAGGAGGCTCCCAAACTGCTTAGTTCACACTTTGCATTCTCTGACATCCTGGAGATTGGAGGTTTCTTAATTTCTTGTGAATCCCTTAGTAATAATCGGTAGTGAACAGGCTCCCTTGCTTTattgtgactttttaaaaaaggaatatcttttaaaaaagaaatatgcttttaaCACCAATTGTGAATTAGAGCTAAGTAAGAGCAGTCTGCTACGGGATAACCTCCCGGCTCCGGAGTCGGTGCCTGGGGCAGCCCTGTCTGTATAGGTCTGCCCTGGGTAAGAGGAAGGGCAAAAGCCCGACACTTTTGCAGCGTCCCTTACCCTTT from Falco rusticolus isolate bFalRus1 chromosome 13, bFalRus1.pri, whole genome shotgun sequence harbors:
- the LOC119157083 gene encoding guanylate cyclase soluble subunit beta-2-like; translation: MVGLCFENQYGFSMLVYLLLQYGFINTCLKSLVVEKYGEETWERLRLQAGVQDSFLTFEVYKDEITMQLIDKACKILGVPADAVLREFGEYFFEFCKRSGYDHMLRTLGGNLYEFIENLDALHSYLSLSYQEMNAPSFRVEKNEDGSMHLHYYSDRRGLCHIVPGIIGAAALDFFNIEISMEIVNQTEEEEEERTGKKEHIVFLVTQNPVFSYKERNEFCSSPQYLADSVKQIENQLNKEDLEKAKNTIRDRGSSVCPVKKSHWKTIRGIITLGKGKLLRGFDPVYPKSLWIDTKTFCNGLPFHMVFDKELRVKQAGVSIQKIVPGLQTMGICLDHYFSILHPEVPFTISSIQKFINSQFVFQTRREMMPESWKQRPMLELRGQMIWMESLQCMLYLCSPLLRTLHELEERQMHIADIAPHDVTRDLILLNQQRLAEMELSNQLERKKEELRILSKHLEEEKKKTEALLYAMLPQHVANQLKEGKRVEAGEFKECTILFSDVVTFTNICAQCEPIQIVLMLNSMYLRFDRLTTVHDVYKVETIGDAYMVVGGVPVPVPTHAERVANFALGMIIAAKGVQNPVSGNPIQIRVGIHTGPVLAGVVGEKMPRYCLFGDTVNIASRMESHGVPSKIHLSSSAYQCLKYKNFEMTERGEIEVKGKGKMHTYFLIRNKTATENEIMGRPVKDLDSGHESVQSFQEGRAETIPSCHQPVTQTQPEKDQTPAIAMKYTDGPTDAQNSLERRNQAKIADLTGKTYDSKSDGSLHGNQQADDSPCPLNRGRVKPATEEPQNRNVRSNFCTLL